Part of the Engystomops pustulosus chromosome 4, aEngPut4.maternal, whole genome shotgun sequence genome is shown below.
cctccaattacatctcagcttacatctcagctcacagagacaaagtataacacctgtgattggctgacacatatgacatcacataaaacagttaactcctgccttgccaggcaggatctcccactgcagtgctcatctgtgttatctagtgttatgtagtgtgatgtagtgacatgctgtgaggctaatcagaccctacacaggctgcaagctacatgatgggacgtattcgcaaccactcctctgccttgtatcggcgagggtgttgcacaagctaatgagataacaaaagtcacttttagatgtgcgccattgtattatccgcacaataacagaaccctccgcagttcataagaatgagagtgagaacgccATAACacaggtataaataatggaggatggtgtgaaataaaaactttattccaggtgtagtcacattaggcgaagggGATCAAacgttcattgtatcagtcaattttcccaacaaaaaaaaactatcacaaaataaaaggcaataagagagaaagtgtgagaagggttaaaaacatgaatattagctgatattatcccttctcaaaatgtagtaacatataaagtgattacttccattatctgtgatgtgcagcagctcctgtgtgcagcaaatgctccctgtagcctgatggctaagaatctggaggggggggggttaatttcagggggctgtatctctggctctgtgacacatagaacctcacttcttatttcctatgaaagaagagagtctcctcttttatatgaatctaattttgtgtttctaagtgttaggaaaacggagctattaactgttaaactgccatctggagtaatttttatatataaaaatggcacctgatattctcactttaaacctgaatatctctggatccatagcacctagaaacaaaattcaagaatcatttgaaagaagagattgaaAGATTGCCCCCTTTGCCTAGCcttagcgccggccctgctgCACATACACTAAGTTCTTCTTGGCTGTATACGAAGACCAATATATTTATTCCATAAATAATAAATgcagtaaatatataaaaatgtggcGGCGCTTTGTTGACGACATATTCATTATATGGTCAGGTACAGCGAAGGAGTTTACAGAGATGGATGCAATAAATGgaatttattgatgttttagtggaaatagagaaaaataataaaataattttttttaaaaacggcaGTGCATAGGACACAATGTGGAAGCTGGAATGTGGCTTAGAACGTGttaaaccagcacaaatgtagaactaacgtttgacaccagttttgttcgattcggttaatgtggggggctgcttgaacttttgacctttaatttttttgttcatatattcaaaacaaaagcagcacaaacaaaaaattgagcagcaaaaaccagcacaaacgtagcagaattgttcggcaccagttttgtttgggcaatgtgggggggggggggctggttgacctctggaaactttcattaatatcttaaaaacgatagcggcacaaacgaaaatttttgctgcacaagccagcacaaatgtagcacaaaggtttgacaccaattttgtttgatttgaacaaggtgggggggccaattTCACTCAGGTAAAGAAAGGTCCTCTTTGAATTGCATCATATACCAGAGGTCATGTATACAAGTGACTTTGCATATGAACTTTATTCATTTTGGACTCATGTTCCCGGCAGGTCTGTTGTAGGTATAAGGTCCATGAGGATCAGGTTTCTAGTCAGGCTCTAgaactttttgtttttgttatttcttctctcatctccaaattagttttaaaattctaaataaataattatcaaaagaaaaaataaatatccaAACATGACATTCAGAGGACTAAAAACTTATTACTGCTCAGCCGCACCCTGAATACAAAGAGTTAATCCCGCCCTCTTATCTCTGCGCGTCATTCTCAAGAATTGTAGTTTCGTTTCTCTCTTCCTGCTCTGTCAGCCATGGCGTCTGCCGACCTGAGAGAGGAGCTGGACTGCTCCATCTGTCTGACCACTTATACAGATCCTGTAATgctgagatgtggacacaacttctgccgggtcTGTATTGATCGTGTGCTGGATACACAGGACGGGTCTGGAGGTTATTCCTGTCCTGAATGTAGAGAAGAGTTTCAGGAGCGGCCGGCACTGATGAGGAACTTTACTCTGATGAAAATAATAGAAAACTTACTGACTACTCAACCAACACCGAGAGAAACCGGGATCTGCTGCACTTACTGTGTGGactctcctgtacctgctgtgaaGTCCTGTCTACATTGTGAGGCTTCTCTGTGTGATAAACACCTGAAAGTCCACAGCAAGTCACCAGAACACGTCTTATctgaccccagcacttccctggAGAACAGAAGATGTTCTGTCCATAAGGAAGTGTTAAAGTATTACTGTACTAAGGAGAAcatctgtatctgtgtgtcctgcagtataaTTGGGAAACATAATGGACATAACATGGAGTCACTGGATGAGGCTtctaaaaagaagaagaagaaactgaGAAATGTTCTTCAGAAACTGATCACAAACagagaggagactgagaaaagagtccagagtctggaggagagcaggagaaaagctcaagaaaaagcatctggagaagctgagagagtcactgccctgttTATAGACATCAGGAGACGGCTGGACGACCTGGAGAAGAGGGTCCTGAGTGACATCTCCAGGCAGGAGAAGGAAAAGTCCCTCTCACTGTCTGCTCTGATCCAGAAGCTGGAGATACAGAAGGACGAGCTGTCCAGGAAGATGAGgcacattgaggagctgtgtaacatgactgatccactgactgtgttacaggaaccagacacaggtgacttgtgtgaccctgaggaggggggagatgatgaggacacagggggacatgataacCAGCGCCATGATGTAGATgatctggatgtgactgtgatctcagacacattacacacattatgtgacataatatcaggtataaggcgcaggatctaTGTGGAGGGTCCTGGAGACATATTACTGGATGTAAACACGGCtgctaataataatctccatatatCAGACGACCTGAAAACTGCAACCTGGACACAAGAGAAGCAGAATCGTCCAGAAACGGCAGAGAGATTCCAGGATTAtgagcaggtgatgagcagccggagatttacctcaggacgacattactgggatgtggagaTCAGTAGATCAGGGTGGTGGATGGTCGGGATGTGTTATCCCAGTATAGACAGGAGGGGGCGCCAGTCATACATTGGAGATAATAACAAGTCCTGGTGTTTGAGGAGATATAATAATCAGTATTATGTGACACATGACAGTAATGAGATCCGGTTACGTGACAATATCTCCAGTGATAGATTCCGGATCTGTCTGGATTATGAGGCGGGGGAGTTGTCCTTCtatgagctgtgtgaccccatcagacacttacacaccttcaccaccaccttcaccgagCCCCTTCATGCCGTGTTATGTGTAGGGGAAGGTTCTATGAAGACATTAGGGGGAGGCAGGAAGTGGGAGAAACCATCATAAAATGTGTCACTGGTTCTACATTATTTCCTTTATTTTCCTCTTGATCAATAAACGTCTATAAATTCTTTATAAAGATTGTCCAGTCCTTCATCACTTCCTCAGAGCAAGTTCCTGAGAGAAAACTGGTGaaaatagatctctgcttgctgacattctatgGAAGCCTCAGTGTTTATTTCCTGTGGGGATAAAtcggttcctggtcatgtgaagtcacacaggtgcacagctcgataCAGTAATCATAACTGTGTGTTAtactgagccatgcacctgtgtgacatcacatgaccagggatatagaagccatgcacctgtgtgacatcacatgaccagggatataacaagccatgcacctgtgtgacatcacatgaccagggatataacaagccatgcacctgtgtgatatctgcaacatcccccaccggcgcctagccttttcttggggcctggagacagccggggcccgaaGTACCTTAGTggtacggtgcttggtatggggaaccggagggctgtcctacagcctggcaggtctccagcagggtggtgttggcaagaaatgatgagggagaggctgctatagcggttctccctggggcaaccctttggtgtctggagtatgagtctctgtgtggtggatagggtgcccatgatggtgacagccgtagtagcagggaccagacggaggcagatgttgaacaaaaataacttacagttctttattggaaccgacaggaacagtagcaacgtgccttgacaaatgctgtagatgcagttggagggagccacaggagtagatcaccagcctggatgcaaagggcaggctgggaggtagctgtgtcctattaggatgcttcagcttgtcctgggttgcttcagatatcacccttgaaggtaggatgatatccctttcccctaactaactaactcactccactcaggcagggagctgagctctcctgctctggtctgtctTCCTGTCTAACTAGACTAGACTGCTCTTttgactggattaactccagtcttcttctctctgttcagactccctggtctgactgccctctagaagtttcctgaccaggggttttgttactcccactggtcaggtggtagctactcctccaattacatctcagctcacagatacaAGATATGAacatatgtgattggctgacacatattacatcacatttaatacttaactcctgccttaccaggcaggctctaccgctgcagtgctcatccgtgttatgtagtgacatgctgtggggttgatcagaccctacacaggctgcaagctacatggtgggacgtattcacaacaacccctctgccttgcatcggcaggggtgttgcatacccccggggcaattgaaagagccgccctcggcttgaTTACGGACTGGTTGGGACACAGAGGACCAACCGCTGGCCAGCAGCGGGGAACCTGTGGGGGGTCCGTGCAAGTAATGGCCGGTAGAGGTAAATTACAAaaaggcacttctgtgaagtgcaggctacatgatctgtagagACAAGCCGGcaatggtcctggagacaggcacctgggttggagtcggactaagacaagacaTGTGTATGCGAAgtgtgacagttggtcgctgatgccattaaaccaaactgtacagtaggaaaggtgtggtgtcatgtactgtaatcccctccttgcaccaggggctgtatatttgttatataaacacttcttccctggcgacaaatatatagtgtatatacattacATTGGTATATGTAacacaataagacattgtacaatgtacaagtacctgccgactgacattcttacccttgtatgagtggtatccaggtgctacatctttaacacccccggtcccctaaggacccgcagtttacggactacccccacttacgaagcttcggtttgaggcataagatagcggtcagggtttacatagagacggtccgacacagccacactacaatctggaaagtttataaaaggttagtgcaaactactggcatatattgacagtgtgcaaacattttggtaaactctcattggcttaggagcccaatgggtacacatctttaaacataacgttgcaaacgttacaaaggtaggctactcagggtagcaggataaaatgtctctttcccTAAAAAGGGAAAGGCAtaatagtgcatgcagaatgtccatacctaaaaggaaggcattaagtgcaatataataagtcaatagcaacttttcctttgagttggcaaaagtctctcagaaggtctttaaccccttatcaccgacactagttttcagctcaatgaccagactcgatttttcaaatctgacatgtctcacgataatggttataacttcggaacgctttaacatatccaggtgattttgagaatgttttctcgtgacactctgtacttcatgttagttataaaatttaagtgctaagttttgcgattcgttctgaaaaaaagtgaaaatttggcaaaagtttgtaaaaattcttcattttccaagtttgaaatgttctgctttccagacaagaagtaaaactacccaaaaagattgataattaacatttacggaatgtcttctttatgtttggatgatattttatgcatcctgtcacttttctaggatgttatgaggtgcagaactttaggtgcgatttttctcactttaatgaaaattgccaaaactcacagtttgagggacaactcagcttccaagtgactttgaaaggcctaaataatagtaaaaccccataaattatcccactatagaaacttcacccctcaacgtatgtaaaacaacttctattaagtccattaaccctttaagtgtttcacatgggttaaaacaatatggacctgcgatttagaaatttttttggaaaatacattcacttAGGCCAAAcggacagtttcagaataaattaaatgatgaaacgcactgcaatgtttgatgcccaattcctcccgagtgtactgataaacttctggtaaacttctgtacgggcgcacggccgagtatagaatgaatggaggcgccatgtacagcagatttgtattgtcacattgtacaacctatacatttttattttttttggtaatgcaaacatgtgagggcttattttttatgggatgagatacaatgtatagataattcattttgggggtctatagctcatttatgagattttattaactatttcaagggggacacaaacaaaatcatcaatttttattttggattcttAGCATTtcttttcccccgctcaccgtaacataaaaataatattttatctttattctctggttcactacgattgcggtgatacctcatttatatagtttttcttatctttgctcaattttcctgagcaaaaccaatattggaatatcgcattgtttttactattgacaactttttagggccaaaacttctgtatttttctgttgtcagacctggttgagggcttattttttgcgaaaagagttgttcttttcagtcgtatcatattagggaacgtaacttttttagatcattttttgtgatggtgtttgatgaaaaattgtatattacgggaagttttttgagtttttttttacgtcgttcaccgagcgggttcaatattgatttagatttattgtacagattaatacgacgcggtgataccaaatatgtaagtttttttgtgttttatatactttatttgcattttatgtgtaactggggagattatgggacttttattttatttatttatttcattatattcaaaaatgacaaaatcttttttttaaacttttttacattttctacttcttggcttgatcaagcgatcatccgatcgcttattcaagcctttacactgcaataacctcgtattgcagtgtatagtgtaagtaagtgagcatgctgagcatgctcagttacttacagccgggtcctgccaggaggcggaacccggcacagagagacaccgatcccgggtgttagtgccgggtctgggctgtgatatcacagcccgacaccggtaCTTGCAGGatccgatgtcccgaaatcttcttctgacgcgccgccgtagaaaggcgtacgcgtcagaagaagtaaccttaatgaccaccgtaaaaagccgatacggcggtcattaaggggttaatacttcaAATAtttaaatggattggaaattcaaaaatttcaatttttgattaagatttttctcatttagccctaaaatggacacattgggggtcatttactaagggcccaattcacgttttcccgacgtgttacccgaatatttccgatttgcgccgatttttttccctgaattgccctggttttttggcgcacgcgatcggattgtggcgcatcggcgccggcgtgctcGCGACgaaaatcgtggggcgtggccgaatgaaaacccgacggattcggagaaaccgccgcatttaaaaaaaaaaaagtggtcgctggacacgcgcttacctgcaccaggaataggatcgtgaactccggcggacttcagcgcagcagcgacacctggtggacgtcggaggaactgccttagtgaatcgccggaagaccctaatccacctcagagaacgcgccgctggatcgcgaatggaccgggtaagtaaatctgccccattcagaAGGAAGTTGTGGCAAATATCCATCCCAAAATTGTTGCCCTACTTcttccgagtacagcaataccaaacatgtggaTGTCAATGCTGTTTCGTCTCACGGCGATGTCCAGAATAGAGTTAGTTCTGTTGGGTTTTTGGAAGCCCAATTTGGCtttaaatgttttgtggtgccacagtgtacttgaagagcccctgaagtaacagtaaagtaaaaaACCCTCAAAGATGTCaacatttcggaaactagacctctcaaagaattcatctggggttatggtgagaattttaacccccaacatgcaggtcaaaattgaatgcaaagaaaatggtgcataataaaaatagcttttttattgcaaaaatgtcattttagtgcctaatataatggggcagatttacttacctggtccgttcgcgatccagcggcacgttctctgcggtggattcgggtccggccgggattcatcaaggtagttcctccgccgtccaccaggtggcgctgctgcgctgaaaagcatccgaatgccctgaaattcaccgagccggaccaagtgaaggtaagcgcgtcccaagcgacacttttattgttttaaatgcggcgttttttccgaatccgtcgggttttcgctcggccacgccccccgatttccgtcgcatgcatgccggtgccgatgcgccacaatccgatcgcgtgcgccaaaatcccggggcaatacagggaaaattggcacaaatcggaaatattcgggtaacacgtcgggaaaatgcgaatcgggcccttagtaaatgatccccattgtgcccaacccatggaaatttagacaaacaccccaaaaatcattctgcgggttgtccagagtatggcaataccacacatgtgccaataattgacaggctgggcacacggcaggcgtgagaagggacaagcaaaatttagcttttggagcacccttttcactagactggtgttggggtgcccccgaggtaccagtgcaatagaagcccccgagtagtgaccccaGTTTAGCAAAGGGCACCCCTATGAGTATtgttctagggttgtatgagcattttaacccctaagatgctggcccaaatgtaataccaAGTGAATGagtcagtgtaaaaattgcattgttttctcaaatgtgtcattgtagtgacaaatgacatcagcccaactcatgccactgtggataaacaccccaaaaatcattctgcgggttattacgagtatggcaataccccatatgtggcaataggctacaagaggctcggaagagaatggcatttggagcacagacttttaatttttttttttttacatcataaaacaattctagatgcccttagggatcagaacAAAAGAAACCCCTGAAAACTGACCctatatagaaactacacccctccatgaataaatctaggagTGTAGTAAGCATttcaaccccacaggtggaccccaaggatgatgcataatggatagtgcatagtacaaaatatccattatgtcatcttgtgcccagctcctgccatgggagacaccccaaaaatcatgatgtgggtTCTCCCAGGtaaggcaataccccatatgtggcaataatctacaggctgggcacacggcagagctcagcagggaaggtgcggcatgtggcatgatgtataagctgtgtgagctgtgtgcatcagggtacaattacATATCCAGGGATGTGTGGTATATGCGGAAACAATCTTTCATGCATAACCCTCATTTctcggggcatgtgtcacactggtagatggtttgtttttgtatgcccctttttgagcacaccctgcacctcttctgtgtccttcccttgctggctgtttggggaacttctcctggaaagtgctgccctggtacaatccgtgatgtggcctcgcttccagacgtactagcactccccccttcctggtctctaaaaatgaACTTCttcactaccacctcttgaaattccaggaaagttacCCTCTGGCCGGCACATCCATGCAGcacgtaagcattatacaatgctatctgcacaccctcgacttccgcatggcattgtatggctgaagcacctggtccaacaaatccacccctcccatgtacctattataatccaaaatacagtctggcttgggggcttctgcactggtacctcatacaggggcaggggtggtgctttgcccatgtattgttgttagtacaaggacgtccctcttgtccttgtacctaacacacaatactgagtcgctgcgTAGTGCTCGGCTTtcatgccttctgagcttttcccctagcagcgactttGATTCCCCTCTCTGATTCCTtctaacagtgccgcatgccgcagtttgtctggaagcgaggcacttgaacagggtagtactagtataaaaattatccaggtagaggtggtagccctggtccaataatgggtgcaccaaatcccaaattatctttccagctattcccaggaaggggggggggcattcagggggcactattttggaatccttcccttcatatatcctgaacttataAGTGTACCCTGAGGCACTCTCACACAgattatacatcttcacgccataccttgccctcttattgggcaggtactggtggaactgaagtctcccattgaaatgtaccagggaatcatccactgatatgtgcctctctggagtatacacttccataaattgggcactcagATAATCTAATATGGGCTGGATCTTCTACAACCTATcctaactggggtcatctctggttgggcactgtgcattgtcggcaaaatgcagaaacttatggatggcttcaaagcgcatcctacttattgccatgcggaacatcggggtgtggtacagtatgtctgtgctccaataatccCGGATTGATGGCTTCTTTACTAGTCCCATAAGAAGCGCTATGCCCCAAAACATCTCCAcctctgctgcactaacaggggtccacctgtggggttatgcATAAAAAGAAGTGTGGTTTTGGGCCATAtattgtgcagcatagagattggtctgggacaCCCCCGCCGTGTCTCTGCATATCCCAGGACTGGCCAGAAAATCAGGGACCTGACGGGCATAACTACTCGGGGTCAACCATGTGGGGTCCGAAGTCCCAGGCAGTTACTACGTAAGCGCCTTCTCAGcggttcctcagagtcgctttgtgaggacgaggTAGACAAATAAAACGGACACTTGTCCCAACTAGctgactccgtatcggaggccatataattatagaCCTCTAAATCAGTATATGATTTTtgtgacatgatgggggggatagtatagaacctacactacactacacctactccactacatcactacactactCCACACCACtataccactacactacacagcgccttctcctcctcacaacgccttctcctacTCGCTACTCTTCACAgatcgcactgaaaagtgcggttGTGGGTGATAGGGAAaatgtacgggggggggggtaattgagTGTTTTGGTGTACAGTACAGGGACAGTTCTCTAGCACAATTCTCTCTAACAACTCCAACACCAAAATGGCGCTGTTAGAGAGGGCTGTGCTAGCTAGATCAGCCCCCCCAGCATGAGAGATAGCTGTCATTGACCAATCTGAATCGGATGGCCAATGGCGGCGATCAACGTCAAAGGACCAATcacattggtcctgtgatgtcattggtggGGTGTCGGCAAGCGATGCCGACACCTCCCACCGACGTGTCACCCGGCCAGCGCCACGgatcgctgtcattggccaatCGCGATCGAATGGCCAATGGCGGCGATCGACGTCAAAGGACCAATCAAATAAGTCTTGTGATTTCATTGGTTGGGTGTCGGCAAGCAATGCCGACACCTTCCATCGACGCGTCGCGAGACAGGGTGAAATGGAGTAGCGctcgcgtccgatatatcggacactgagcgtcAACAGGTTAAAAAGTTTTCTGCTGTGTGTGACTCTTACTCCCCTTTAATGTACTTTTTTTGGAAAGTCTTTTTTGATAGAATCTAAATCTTCTCGAACTTTCATACATTTATagttttaatgggaacctgtcatcagcttttaCCTATGAAGCCAGAGATTACACTGAAATAAATCAATTTTGGCCAATCAACAGTTGTTGGGTTTTGTAGAAAGATAAATTTGAAAATCTATTTCTCCATATGTAAATCCCGATGCTGGAGTGACTCATCTAATCCAGGATCCGAGTGCGGTCATCCTACCTTACCTTCTATTCATCTTTACAAAGTCATCACCTGCTTGTCTCAGATTCTGCGCATGTACACGATGTTACACTGCTTCTGTCTACTGGTATTTACTGTGGTCTGTGGAATTTACACCTCGGCTCCCCTGACTGTGCGCATGTGCCGGATCACAATGTGCATGCGCACAGATAAGCCA
Proteins encoded:
- the LOC140126108 gene encoding E3 ubiquitin-protein ligase TRIM39-like — protein: MASADLREELDCSICLTTYTDPVMLRCGHNFCRVCIDRVLDTQDGSGGYSCPECREEFQERPALMRNFTLMKIIENLLTTQPTPRETGICCTYCVDSPVPAVKSCLHCEASLCDKHLKVHSKSPEHVLSDPSTSLENRRCSVHKEVLKYYCTKENICICVSCSIIGKHNGHNMESLDEASKKKKKKLRNVLQKLITNREETEKRVQSLEESRRKAQEKASGEAERVTALFIDIRRRLDDLEKRVLSDISRQEKEKSLSLSALIQKLEIQKDELSRKMRHIEELCNMTDPLTVLQEPDTGDLCDPEEGGDDEDTGGHDNQRHDVDDLDVTVISDTLHTLCDIISGIRRRIYVEGPGDILLDVNTAANNNLHISDDLKTATWTQEKQNRPETAERFQDYEQVMSSRRFTSGRHYWDVEISRSGWWMVGMCYPSIDRRGRQSYIGDNNKSWCLRRYNNQYYVTHDSNEIRLRDNISSDRFRICLDYEAGELSFYELCDPIRHLHTFTTTFTEPLHAVLCVGEGSMKTLGGGRKWEKPS